Part of the Desulfonatronum thiosulfatophilum genome is shown below.
CCTGATTATATTTAAACTTGCGTCCATCATTAGCAAATAACTGCCTTAATAGTATGGTAAAAAAAACTTTATAATTCCAAAAAGTAAATCGAAGTGGCGTTTGATGAAAATGAGATAGAATTTTAAAATTGTTGTTCTCTATATATTTTTTAAACTCAGAAAAATTCCATTCTCTTACATGCTCTGGTTTTTCAGAAGACATGCAACTATATCCTCTTAACCTATCTCTGTCAGGTGTTGAAAATATAATTTTTGTATCATATGAAATTATTGAGTGAATAAAAGAAATTAATTTTTCGGGATTAATTAAATGCTCAATGACATCAGAACATATTAAGTAATCAACTTTATCGCTAACTTTTACAAAATTGGGACTTTCAAAGTCTACATCAATCCATTTGCCAAACATATATTTATTTTGGCAGTATTGAATAGGTGCAGGTTGATCTAATCCTATTATATTTTTTGATTTACTTCCTATAATGTGATGCAATTTGTATCCGCAACCACATCCAATATCAACAACGACATCGTTTTTTTTAATATCCCCAGCTATGTACTGATAAACTCCCCATTGATAATATTTAGATGATAATTCTCTGTTTGCATCCCAATAACTTTCTTTTCTGTTTGTATCGAAAGTTAGGTTTCTATCAGTCTTGTATTCAGTATAACCATCTTTTATAAAATATTTGCTCATATAAACCTCAAATTATTTCAATTTAATCTATTTAAAATGTCTGACTATAGAAAAAATATCATTTTTTAAAATGCTAAATCCATTTGGAGTTGATGTAAAAATTAATACAAATACGAACAAAAAAAATAATCCACTACACAAAACATTTAAAAATAGCAATTCGAAGCAGGGAGCAGGCAAATGAAAAAAAATCAACCCTGACAAAACACTAGCAAAAACAGGCCTTGCAATTGATGTAAAAAAATCTTTAGTAGTGTAAGGAACGTGCTTAGACATATAAAACAGCATTGGCAAAGACAAAATATATGTACTAGCCACATAAGCAAAGGCCACACCGGTTGTTCCCCACATAATCCCTAAAGAAATGAAAAAAAGAAAAAATGTCGAGGTCAATATGCCTATTCTTAAATATTCTTGTGACTTGCCACAGGTGACTAACAAAAGTGAAGTTATTGTCAATGGTAACTGAATGAAACCAGCTAAAGACAAAATTCTAAACAAAGGAACGACTTCATCCCAATTCTTTCCAAGCAAAAGCAAAATGAGGCTTTCTGAGTAAACAAAACAAAATGCCATTACAGGCATCGAAAAAAAAGAAATTATTAAAACATACTTATCGGCATATTTTTTAATTTTGTCTGGCTCATTTTGTATTCTTGAAAAAGCACTTACAGACACATTCGCTATAGGTTTTCTTATGGCAAAGATAGGCATCTGTACAACGCTGTGTGCCCTATTATATATACCCAAACCATATGGGCCTATGAACTTGCCAATTAGTATTTGATCTACATGCTGTGTAATGTAAGTTAGTATGTTATATCCAGAGACATGCATGCCAAATCTAAGCATTTTTCTAGCGCCTGTTCTTCTTTTAGGCAAGTTGGGAATCCAGGGGCAAAATATATAAGTCAATGATACTGAAGCAATTGATATACTTATAGTACTTAAAACAAGTGCCCAGTAATTAAAGCCTTGCAAAGCAAAAAAAATAGCTATTGACAACCCTACAATAGAAGAAAATATTTCAATAAATCCAAGAGTCAAAAAATACATATGTCTCCGAAGTAAAGCTGCGTGCTGAATACCAAACCCTTGAATAACTACGGACAATGATAAGGCTATAGTAACATATGTAAGCTCTGGCTTGTTGTAAAACAAAGAAATAAATGGTGCCAAAGCAACAATAGATAAGCCCACAAAAATGCTTATTGCTATGTTTAGCCAAAAAAGCGTGCTTATCTCACCTGGAGAAATGGTTTCTTTTTGAACAGTAGCAAGGGAAAGGCCAGCATCTTTAAACAAAGCTGCAAACCCAACAATCACAGAAACCATAGATACTATACCAAAATCTTGTGGTGTGAGTAACCTGGCTAAGACAACTGTCCTCAATATATTCATAACTACCATTACACACCGAGAGGTAACAGTAGTTACGCCACCGCGAATTGATCTGCGTGACAAATCATGAGATAGTTGATCAGAATCAAAAAGATTTTTTCGGGAAAGGCGTAGGTATTTATTAATGTTTTTCAATTGAAATATCCGGGAGCCTCGGGCGGGCCGTGGGCCGGGGGCTAGCCCCTCTAACCAAAGAGATTAATTTTGATTTTGGCTGAATCTCTGAGACAAGCAATCCACTATTTTTATTAAACTTTATCTTCAAAAAAGGCCTATTTTTGGGCCTTACAGACAACTTTTATCTCGAAAACCGGCGCATTTGGCACTTAAACATACAAGATAATATAATAAAAATTATAAATCGCCTGGACTGTACACTTCCCATTCCAGCATATTCTCGCTTGATTCCTGACCGTAGCCCTGAAAGTTTCCCGCATTGCAGCAGAATCTAATTTACTCCTCGGCATGGCCCCCATCTTCAACCGAAGCATGTCTACAAAGCTCTGGCTTCCGACCGCTAACTCGACTGACCAGATTTCACTCCGACAAAATACGGTATCTCACGCCCGCCCGAAGACTCGATAGATAGAGGGTTGGACGCCGAGGCGTAGTCTTTTATCAGCGAGATCAGAGAGATCAGCCTTTAAAAAATAGGCTGGGTCTCTGAGACCAGCAAGTCTTTGCTTTTATTGAACTTGACCCTCAAAAAAGGCCTATTTTGGGGCTTACAGACAACTTTTGCAGCCAAACACATCGCTTTTTACATATAACTATTTAATATATTGTGATAAAAATCAAAAATCAGCTGGGTTGTACACTTCCCAATCCAGCATATTTCAACTCGAATCATTTCCATAGCACTGGATGTCTTCTCGCATAGCAGCAGAATCTGGTTTACACTGCGGTGCGGCCCCCATCTTCAATCATACTTTCTCCCCACGAATCTTCACAAATCGACACGAATCTTTATCGCTTCGCGGTTAACTCTCGTACGCTCGCTGACTCGCCCAGTGCAATACGGCGTTGCCGTAGACCGAACGCCTATTTAACCGGGCGAGCTTGAGGCACCGAGGCGCGAAGGGAGAATTCTTTTACGTTCGGCACGTTAAACCTCCGCGGTCTCCGCGGCTCTAGGGCCGCAGGCTCGGGCGGAGATACAATGATGCAAAGCTTCTCATTTGCCTTTCTTCTTGATCGTATGCTTGAACTTGAGCACCGCGAAGTTCAGCTCCACGACTGTTTCCGTATCCGTTGTCTGGAGTTCATCGTCAAGAATCTCGGCAATGATTTCTCCGCTTTTGCGCATCAGGGTTTGTTGTTCGGCCTTGTCCTGAACACCGGAAAGGGTTTTGATGTTCCGGGAGAGTTCCCTGATCTTGGCGAAGGTTTCGATGATGGCGAATGTTGTCTGCACGGCCTGGGGGCTTTTGAGTATCGTTGCCAACATGTACAGGCCTTTCTCGGTGAACGCCTTGGGAAGAACCCTGGTTTTTACAAACTTTGCGGTGGAAAATTTCCCCCGCAAATCATCAAGCTCAAGATTCGTTAGCTCCATCAGGTATCCAGACGGAAATTTATCAGGATTGTTCTTGACGGCTTTGTTGATATCCCTGGTTTCCACGCCGTAGAGTTCCGCCAGATCACTGTCCAGAATGACCGATACACCACGGATTTCTTGAACTTTCGATTCAACGTGCTCAAATTTTACCATATCCATGCGTGTTCCTTCTCCGTGGGCTCCGCGTCTCTAGGTCCGTTGCGGCCCGGGCGTGAGATCTAAATCATCGGTCTTTGTTACCTGCCAAGTCCGCGGTAAATCCAATGGACCGTGTTCCGGCCATCGGTTGGATCATCCGTTGCCTGACGGCTTCGAGCAAGCTGAGAATCGCCTGATCATGGCCGATCAGTTTCGTTTCCCATTCCTCAATCTTCGCTGCAGGTTCCTTGTTCGTTGCAAGCAGCCCTCGTAACTTTACAAACGTTTTCACGACCAACAAGCTGACTTCCACGGCTCCGGGTCCGTGGGCTCTGCGTCTCGTTAACATACCACCCCATTGCCGCTTCCAACCCTTCGTCAATCGCGTGCGTTGGCTGATAACCGAACAGTTGGCGTGCCTTGCTGAATAGATGGCTGGGTCTCTGAGACCAGCAAGTCCTTGTTTTTATTAAACTTGTCCAAAAAAACACCCCTTTTTAGGGCCTTACAGACAACTTTTGTCGCACAAAACTTCAGCTTTAATGCCTAAAGCATTAATATAGCTCAACAAAAGTCAAAAATCGCTTGGATTGTAAATTTCCCACTCCAGCATATTCTCGCCATCTATCATCCCGTAGTCGTGAAATCCTTCATGCACTGTTGCGGTACTTTTTTTGTTGCGCGGCATCGCGCCCATCTTCAATCGGAGCATGTCAACAAAGCTCTGGCTCCCGACCGCCAACTCCACAGACCAGATTTCGTTCCGAGACAAGTTCCCTTTTCTAATCGCGTTGTCAATCCAGCCGGAATAATGCTCTCGGAAATCAAAACCATCGGGCATCCCCATGAGACGCGCAAGCTCCTTGACGGCTATGAGACGATATCTTTGCTTGGGTTGGGTAATTTCATGATAACCACTATGTTTCCAATCTTTGGGATGATCCACGGCTCCGGCGCGGTTCATATTCAAATCAACATACAGTGAACAGCGTGCCAGATACTCGTCCGTCTCAATTGCCGTGGCGTGATACCGTTTTTCCCAGAAAGCTCCCTTGCGTCCTCGACGCTTGTTGAACGTCGCTCCAACCCTTGATGCTACAAGCTGCATCATTCTCGGTATCGCATCTCTGTCTTCCTGTCCCAGCACCAACAGATGAATATGGTTCGACGTGACCGTAAAATTGAGAATCGACACATTGTACCGATCACGGCCTTCCTGGAGCCATTTTACCCATAAATCACGATACCATGCGTACTCCAGAAGAAAATCCCGGTTATGGCAGCGATGGGTAATATGCCATACATGGCCAGGGACAAAATATCGTAGAGGGTAGCCCATCACACATCATATTTACATTGCTGGGTCATGAAACCAATTCGGCTGGGTCTCTGAGACCATCAACATTTTGTTTTCATATCGCCCAGCCTTGGAAATCTGCCGACGGCATCGGTAGTCGCGATCCACTGCTTGGGAGAAAGCGTAAAACTGTTGAGCACAGCCTGTGATCTAACCCTGTCGAATTCGACGGGGTTGAAGCGCGGGTTGTTCCGTCGCTCCCATAAGTCAAGAATTTCCAGTGTGTTGCGGTTCCGCAACCAGTTGCGAACGATAGGATAATCACAAAAAAATCGAATCGTTTGCAAGCATTGCTTCACTGCTCAGTAAACCTCATCGTGTTTCCCAATATCAACGAGTACGATCAGTTCATTATCGGTGTCAGAAAGTTTTTCAAACGTGAAAACAATGCGGCAATCATATTCTACGTGGCAGGACCAAAGTCCCTCTAACTTTCCATGCAGTTTGTGCGTTTACAATCTCGCATCAAAAGGATTCATACAAAGATTTGTCAAAACGAAAAATATCTTTTCCTGCAGAGGTACATTATTTCGGGTCGTCTTTTTAAAACCTCTTTTAAACCCTTGGCTCCAGGCAAGCTTATAGGTCATTGGTCAAAAGATCCTTTTTCAGGTCTTCGACGCTTCCAAAGCAGGCTCGTTTTTCACGGACAGCTTGCAGGGTTTCTCTTGCATTGGCCGCGATCTGATCCCGTCTGTCCTCAACTGCACGCAATCTCAAAGTTTCCAGTACGGCTTCCCTGTCCTCCAGCGGCAAGGTTTCGACGGCTTCGATGGCCCTTTGAAAGGGCGTATGTTGGTGAATGTTCATACTATCTCCTAGCTGTTCTGCTTTGGGCTGGGGTCTGACACCTATCAGAGGGCTGGGTCTCTGAGGCCAACAAGTCCTTATTTTTTCAACTTGACTCTTAAAAACACCCCTTTTTAGGGCCTTACAGATAACTTTTATCGTCTAAAACTTCGAATTTATGGCTAATCTATTGATATTGTACAACAAAATTTGAAAAAACGATTGGATTGTAAATAATACATTCCAGCATATTCTCGCCTTCTTTCATCAGCGGGATCAGCGAGATCAGCGTTAAAGAAAAACATTTTGACGCTGATTGCGCGGATCGGGCGGATAATTTAATGCTTCGTGCCGCGGTCTGCCCCCTTCAACATTCTGCAATGCCTTTCACTTTCCCTCCTGCAACAGCTTCATGTCTTCTTCGATCTCTTCAACGGTAGGAAGGGATCCTTTTAATTCATCGGGAAGAACTTCAGTAAGAGTGAATTCACTAACACCCATTGGCTTGTTAATATCCCGAAGGGCAAACTCCGTTTCGATTTTATTTTTATCACGGCAAAGCAACATACCGATCGTTGGATTGTCATCATCTGCTTTGAGTAGACTATCAACTGCAGAAAGGTAAAAGTTTAATTTTCCAGCATATTCAGGAATAAATTTTGTATTCTTAAGTTCGATCACTACATAGCATTTCAACTTGACATGGTAGAAGAGCAGATCCAGGTAATAATCCGAATCTCCAACTTCTAAATGATATTGTCTGCCGATAAAGGCGAAACCTTTTCCAAGTTCTAAAAGAAATTTCGTAATCTGCGCGACAAGCTGCTGTTCAATATCACGCTCATTGAACGGCTGAGCCATACTTAGAAAATCAAATGTATAAGGGTCTTTGATGGCCTGCTGAGCAAGATCAGATTGTGGCTTGGGCAATGTGACTTTAAAATTGCTGATTGATTTTCCTTGCCTGGCATAGAGGCTGGCTTTGATCTGCAAAACCAGCACATCCCGGCTCCAGCCGTTTGCAATAGTTTCCTGAATATAGAAAAGAGCTTTATTATGATCTGAAACTTTATCCAGTAGAATTTTGATATGAACCCAGGGTAATTGTCCCCCGATCTGAGGGATTATTGCTGGAACCGTTTCTGTCATCTGCGAGATCAGCGAGATCAGCGTTAAAGAAATACATTTTGACGCAGATTGCGCGGATCCATTCAAATTATTTCTCGCCCGCTCGAAGACTCGCTAGAGGCGCGGAGGCGCAGAGGGGGGAGGCATTAATTCCTCAATCCTTAAATCCCTCAATTCCCCCTATCTTCCGCACCTCTGCCTTCAACTCCGCAATCTCCAGCGGCAGTCGGTCGTACTCCTCCACCTTGCGCCGCAAGAACTGCACCGTAACCCGGGCCTTTTCCTCCAGCCCGCTCGGCGTCAGCTTATAGAGATAGTTGACCTTATTCTCGGCATTCTTGAAATTCATTACCTTGATGCAACCTTTGTCCACCAAGGCTCTCAGGCAGTAGTTGACCTTACCCAGTGATATCCCGGCCTTTCGCGCCAGTTCGCGCTGGCTGACCTCGGGATTGTCGTTTATTGTTTTGAGGATATGGTAATGGATGGCTTCGTTCATTGAGCGCCTCGCTGCAAGTCGTTCAAGCTTGAACAGGGTGCCTTCTGAATGATGTTGTAGAAAAAGTCAATTCAGTCTTCGCCATATGTTAAGAATGCTCTCGCCCGCTCGTGGACTCGCTAGAGACGCGGAGGCGCAGAGGGGAAAGGATTTAAATTCCCTCTCCGTGAGCTCCGCGGCTCTAAGCCTGCTGCAGGCTGGGCGTGAGATAATCAAAGCAGTCGGCTCTCGCCCGCTCGAGGACTCGCTAGAGACGCGGAGGCGCAGGGGGAGGATTTTAAATTTCCTCTCCGCGTGCTCCGCGACTCTAGGCCTGCTGCAGGCCGGGCGTGAGATATTCAAGGCAGTTGGCTCTCGCCCGCTCGAGGACTCGCTAGAGGCGCGGAGGCGCAGAGGGGGAAAGGATTCAAATTCTTCTCCGCGAGCTCTGCGACTCTAGGGCCGCTGCGGCCCGGGCGTGAGATATTCAAGGCAATTGGCTCTCGCCCGCTCGTGGACTCGCTTGAGGCGCCGAGGCGCAGAGGGGGGAGGATTTAAATTCTCTCTCCGCGAGCTCCGCGGCTCTAGGGCCGCTGCGGCCCGGGCGTGAGATATTCAAAGCATTGGCTCTCGCCCGCTCGAGGACTCGCTAGAGGCGCCGAGGCGCAGAGTAAGTGATGAAAGAGCTTCCAGTTTTTTCCGCGTCCGGGGATGGAGGGGATCTTCCTATAGCCCATCGCCCCTTACCCCATAATCCTTAATCCTTACCCCATCGCCTCTACCCTCATATCCATCTTCCCCAAAACATGATGAAAATAATCCTTGGACCAGACATCCAAATCCCGGGGGTCGGAGATAAAGGGCGCGACATCAGCCCTGGCCAGTTCGAAGTCTACGGATTCGATGCGCCGGGCGATCAGGTCCTTGCATTGGTCGGCTGAAAGCGGTTCTTCATGGGTATAAACACCACGCTGCCGGAGCCTGGCCTCCAAATGTGGAAGCAAAAGCGGCACTTTTCTGCGTACCAGGAAGGCAAAGTCAAACCAGTCTCTTCCTTTGACCCTGTTTTTCCATCCCCGGTACAAAATAGCGTCCATCTTTCCGGCAAACAGGGCAGGTCCGCTAAAGACCCGGACTGAAAACGGCACAGGATCGTCAACATACCTGACCTCATATTCCGCTCCGGGCGGAGGATCAGTGTCGATTTCCAGTTTGACCTTGCACAGGGCGTTTTTATGAATCCTTTTGGCAACGGCCTGGGGCGCTTTGGCCTTGATAATATGAAGCCTGGTATTGGCCTTGATAAAGGCCGACTCGATGGGCGTATGCACGTCTTTTTGGCGATCTTCGATGTCCACACTGAATCCGAATGCCTTCATTTCATATTGCAGGGCTTCAAGATACGGCGCAAGCTGAAATGATTCCGCGGATGCCAGGAGTGAAAAATCAAGATCTTCGGAAAACCTGTCCAGATTGTATAAAAATCTCAGGGCTGTGCCGCCGTAAAACGCGGCATGGGTGAAAAAATCCGTTCGCGACAGGCCAAGCAGGGCCACGGCCTGGATGGTCTCGGCCAATGCCCTGTGCGCGGAGCCATGATTTTTCTCCAGGTGCTCCTCAAACATCTGGACACAGGCTTCACGCATGGCGCCTCCTTTGAAGAAATTTTCCAAAGACCTTTAAGGTTGAGGTATGATAATATGCGCTCAAGTCCCTCAGAATCTTCCGGTCCAATTGCCTGAATTCATCCAGGTCCAGACGCAGGTCCTCGAAAAGCAAAGCCTCGATCCCCTTGATGGAGCGCACTCCGGATGCGCGGTACAATTCATCGCACAGGGCTTTTTCCGGACAGGCCATGAGAAAACGGTCCGGCGCATCACCCATGAGGGTTACACCATGAGGATACGCGGCCGCAGGGACATCCTGATAAAAAAAAGACCCGGCGGGTGTGTCGTATCTCTTTTTCCTGCCCTTGCTCAAAGTAGCTGAAGTGATGTGTGCTGCATGCTCGGGGATCAGGCCGTACCAGGCAAGGGCATAAACAAAGGAGACATACGAAGGGCCGTAGATCCGATTGGCCGCCCTGCACCGCGTTACAATATCATCCGCGCTTCGGGCCCGAACATACAATCCCCTCTTGAGGCGGTGCAGCACCCCCTGGCGGACAAGGCGGACTGTCTTTTCCCTGGGGTTGGCATGATGGGCAAAGTGATGCTGCAGCCATAATGAGTCAGGCAAATCAACAAGTGCGTTTTGCATATTTACTCCAACAAATACGCTTTACCTATACTTGCCGGAGAAAATACGCAAGCAGCACTCATCTTGCGAATTCCGCCCCATCTTGATGTCACAAATTGTGATTTCAAGTTTTCCGATTCTTCCCTGGTAATCTGGAACATGAAATCAGAGGAAGCGCTTAATATTCCGCTTGACAGCTTGCATCAGGACACGGTGTTCAACTCCGTATAGTTCCCCTCGGCGGCTCCGCGGCTCTAGGCCTGCTGCAGGCTGGGCGTGAGATAAAATCCTTTGGCTCTCGCCCGCTCGAGGACTCGCTAGAGACGCAGAGGCGCAGAGTAAAGAGTTTT
Proteins encoded:
- a CDS encoding nucleotidyl transferase AbiEii/AbiGii toxin family protein; protein product: MREACVQMFEEHLEKNHGSAHRALAETIQAVALLGLSRTDFFTHAAFYGGTALRFLYNLDRFSEDLDFSLLASAESFQLAPYLEALQYEMKAFGFSVDIEDRQKDVHTPIESAFIKANTRLHIIKAKAPQAVAKRIHKNALCKVKLEIDTDPPPGAEYEVRYVDDPVPFSVRVFSGPALFAGKMDAILYRGWKNRVKGRDWFDFAFLVRRKVPLLLPHLEARLRQRGVYTHEEPLSADQCKDLIARRIESVDFELARADVAPFISDPRDLDVWSKDYFHHVLGKMDMRVEAMG
- a CDS encoding PDDEXK nuclease domain-containing protein is translated as MTETVPAIIPQIGGQLPWVHIKILLDKVSDHNKALFYIQETIANGWSRDVLVLQIKASLYARQGKSISNFKVTLPKPQSDLAQQAIKDPYTFDFLSMAQPFNERDIEQQLVAQITKFLLELGKGFAFIGRQYHLEVGDSDYYLDLLFYHVKLKCYVVIELKNTKFIPEYAGKLNFYLSAVDSLLKADDDNPTIGMLLCRDKNKIETEFALRDINKPMGVSEFTLTEVLPDELKGSLPTVEEIEEDMKLLQEGK
- a CDS encoding transposase, with product MGYPLRYFVPGHVWHITHRCHNRDFLLEYAWYRDLWVKWLQEGRDRYNVSILNFTVTSNHIHLLVLGQEDRDAIPRMMQLVASRVGATFNKRRGRKGAFWEKRYHATAIETDEYLARCSLYVDLNMNRAGAVDHPKDWKHSGYHEITQPKQRYRLIAVKELARLMGMPDGFDFREHYSGWIDNAIRKGNLSRNEIWSVELAVGSQSFVDMLRLKMGAMPRNKKSTATVHEGFHDYGMIDGENMLEWEIYNPSDF
- a CDS encoding ORF6N domain-containing protein, yielding MDMVKFEHVESKVQEIRGVSVILDSDLAELYGVETRDINKAVKNNPDKFPSGYLMELTNLELDDLRGKFSTAKFVKTRVLPKAFTEKGLYMLATILKSPQAVQTTFAIIETFAKIRELSRNIKTLSGVQDKAEQQTLMRKSGEIIAEILDDELQTTDTETVVELNFAVLKFKHTIKKKGK
- a CDS encoding class I SAM-dependent methyltransferase, which produces MSKYFIKDGYTEYKTDRNLTFDTNRKESYWDANRELSSKYYQWGVYQYIAGDIKKNDVVVDIGCGCGYKLHHIIGSKSKNIIGLDQPAPIQYCQNKYMFGKWIDVDFESPNFVKVSDKVDYLICSDVIEHLINPEKLISFIHSIISYDTKIIFSTPDRDRLRGYSCMSSEKPEHVREWNFSEFKKYIENNNFKILSHFHQTPLRFTFWNYKVFFTILLRQLFANDGRKFKYNQVVVCRKNL
- a CDS encoding lipopolysaccharide biosynthesis protein; amino-acid sequence: MKNINKYLRLSRKNLFDSDQLSHDLSRRSIRGGVTTVTSRCVMVVMNILRTVVLARLLTPQDFGIVSMVSVIVGFAALFKDAGLSLATVQKETISPGEISTLFWLNIAISIFVGLSIVALAPFISLFYNKPELTYVTIALSLSVVIQGFGIQHAALLRRHMYFLTLGFIEIFSSIVGLSIAIFFALQGFNYWALVLSTISISIASVSLTYIFCPWIPNLPKRRTGARKMLRFGMHVSGYNILTYITQHVDQILIGKFIGPYGLGIYNRAHSVVQMPIFAIRKPIANVSVSAFSRIQNEPDKIKKYADKYVLIISFFSMPVMAFCFVYSESLILLLLGKNWDEVVPLFRILSLAGFIQLPLTITSLLLVTCGKSQEYLRIGILTSTFFLFFISLGIMWGTTGVAFAYVASTYILSLPMLFYMSKHVPYTTKDFFTSIARPVFASVLSGLIFFHLPAPCFELLFLNVLCSGLFFLFVFVLIFTSTPNGFSILKNDIFSIVRHFK
- a CDS encoding MarR family EPS-associated transcriptional regulator; protein product: MNEAIHYHILKTINDNPEVSQRELARKAGISLGKVNYCLRALVDKGCIKVMNFKNAENKVNYLYKLTPSGLEEKARVTVQFLRRKVEEYDRLPLEIAELKAEVRKIGGIEGFKD
- a CDS encoding type IV toxin-antitoxin system AbiEi family antitoxin domain-containing protein; the protein is MQNALVDLPDSLWLQHHFAHHANPREKTVRLVRQGVLHRLKRGLYVRARSADDIVTRCRAANRIYGPSYVSFVYALAWYGLIPEHAAHITSATLSKGRKKRYDTPAGSFFYQDVPAAAYPHGVTLMGDAPDRFLMACPEKALCDELYRASGVRSIKGIEALLFEDLRLDLDEFRQLDRKILRDLSAYYHTSTLKVFGKFLQRRRHA